The Pseudanabaena sp. BC1403 genome has a segment encoding these proteins:
- a CDS encoding type II toxin-antitoxin system mRNA interferase toxin, RelE/StbE family has translation MKFILLRSNTFVRSAKKFLKKHPEIAPSLQNTLELLSIEPFHPRLRTHKLKGEFQDSWACSGGYDLRIIFKFVEHEGLQAILLETVGTHDEVY, from the coding sequence ATGAAGTTCATCTTGCTGCGTTCAAACACATTTGTAAGATCAGCTAAGAAATTCCTCAAGAAACATCCAGAAATAGCTCCAAGTCTTCAAAACACCCTAGAATTGCTATCCATAGAACCATTTCATCCTCGATTAAGGACACATAAATTAAAAGGAGAATTTCAGGACTCTTGGGCTTGTAGTGGTGGATATGACCTCAGAATTATCTTCAAGTTCGTAGAGCATGAAGGATTACAAGCAATTCTTTTAGAGACAGTAGGCACTCATGATGAGGTTTATTAA
- a CDS encoding tetratricopeptide repeat protein: protein MSENQQPVRRIAKMSLKSFSFGSLTSGVLATLVLAIAPVPLSALYFLQPVSAQTTQDRKAEADRLIQQGIQLLRASRYREAIQVLESALGIYREIKNRNGEAASLNSLGGAYKNLGQYQRAIDLYQQSLAIRKQIGDRNGEARSLNNLGAAYDSLGQYQKAIDFHQQSLAIRKQIGDRNGEATSLNNLGSAYKNLGQYQKAIDLYQQSLAILKQIGDGNGEAGALNNLGSAYGSLGQYQKAIDFYQQSLAIQKQIGNRNGEAASLNNLGAAYKNLGQYQKAIDLYQQSLAIQKQIGDRNGEATSLNNLGLAYDSLGQYQKAIDLYQQSLAIREQIGDRNGEARSLNNLGAAYDSLGQYQKAIDFHQQSLAIRKQIGDRNGEATSLNNLGSAYKNLGQYQKAIDLYQQSLAILKQIGDGNGEAGALNNLGSAYGSLGQYQKAIDFYQQSLAIQKQIGNRNGEAASLNNLGAAYKNLGQYQKAIDLYQQSLAIQKQIGDRNGEATSLNNLGLAYDSLGQYQKAIDLYQQSLAIREQIGDRNGEARSLNNLGAAYDSLGQYQKAIDFFQQSLAIFKQIGDRNGEATSLNNLGGAYNSLGQYQKAIDFYEQSFAIFKQIGDRNGEATSLGNLGAAYNSLRQYQKAIDFFQQSLAIQKQIGDRNGEATSLNNLGGAYNNLEQYQRAIDFFQQSLAITKQIGDRGNEGTTLSNLGRLFAQQKQPELAILFYKQSVNVRESIRKDIKGLSQTEQKSYLATIEKDYRALADLLLRQDRILEAQQILDLLKVQELSDYFRSADVGDSAKQADYQPPEQNIIALGNELAKLQQLDPLTKEQEQRLAYLTNQESDRNAQFNAFLNSPEVQKQIKQLTLEKAKNVDLEEYNRLRASLAEIKNAVVFYPLILEDRLELILITANTVPIRKTVNIKREDLNKDISDFLSNLRDPSSSDVQADGQKLYNYLLKPFEKELKDANIQTIIYSPDGQLRYIPLAALHDGNQWLIERYRINNITASSLTNLRPRTYKPPKVLAAAATNSQNIKLGDRSIPFGALPATKTEVEAIAALLPNTTTFIDQQFNKAATIPNMQRNNIVHLATHGYFAIGKPEDSFIVFGDGDKATISDIGNWSLTNVALVVLSACETAIGGKLGNGIEILGLGYQIQNRGAGAAIASLWKVSDNGTSELMQALYKNLSQKNISSSEALRQAQITMIRSNKKGNISDRGTGIRIVGTVPTNQETQLSHPFYWSAFILIGNGL from the coding sequence ATGTCTGAAAATCAGCAGCCTGTGAGGAGGATCGCGAAGATGAGTCTGAAATCGTTTAGTTTTGGATCTCTGACAAGTGGTGTCCTTGCAACGTTGGTTTTAGCTATTGCCCCAGTTCCTCTTTCTGCTTTATATTTTCTACAACCTGTTTCTGCTCAAACAACACAAGATCGCAAAGCAGAAGCAGATCGGCTAATTCAGCAAGGCATTCAGTTACTTCGAGCCAGTCGTTATCGAGAAGCTATTCAAGTATTGGAATCAGCTCTAGGAATCTATCGCGAGATTAAAAATCGCAATGGTGAAGCAGCGTCTCTCAATAGTCTGGGGGGTGCATACAAAAATCTCGGACAGTACCAGAGAGCTATTGATCTCTATCAGCAGTCCTTGGCGATCCGAAAGCAAATCGGCGATCGCAATGGTGAAGCAAGGTCTCTCAATAATCTGGGTGCTGCATACGATAGTCTCGGACAATATCAGAAGGCGATTGATTTCCATCAGCAGTCCTTGGCGATCCGAAAGCAAATCGGCGATCGCAATGGTGAAGCAACGTCACTTAATAATCTGGGGAGCGCATACAAAAATCTCGGACAGTACCAAAAAGCGATTGATCTCTATCAGCAGTCCTTGGCGATCCTAAAGCAAATCGGCGATGGCAATGGTGAAGCGGGGGCTCTCAACAATCTGGGAAGTGCATACGGCAGTCTCGGACAGTACCAGAAAGCGATTGATTTCTATCAGCAATCCTTAGCAATCCAAAAGCAAATCGGCAATCGCAATGGTGAAGCAGCGTCTCTCAATAATCTGGGTGCTGCATACAAAAATCTCGGACAGTACCAGAAAGCAATTGATCTCTATCAGCAGTCCTTAGCGATCCAAAAGCAAATCGGCGATCGCAATGGTGAAGCAACGTCACTCAATAATCTGGGTCTTGCATACGACAGTCTCGGACAGTACCAGAAAGCAATTGATCTCTATCAGCAGTCCTTGGCGATCCGAGAGCAAATCGGCGATCGCAATGGTGAAGCAAGGTCTCTCAATAATCTGGGTGCTGCATACGATAGTCTCGGACAATATCAGAAGGCGATTGATTTCCATCAGCAGTCCTTGGCGATCCGAAAGCAAATCGGCGATCGCAATGGTGAAGCAACGTCACTTAATAATCTGGGGAGCGCATACAAAAATCTCGGACAGTACCAAAAAGCGATTGATCTCTATCAGCAGTCCTTGGCGATCCTAAAGCAAATCGGCGATGGCAATGGTGAAGCGGGGGCTCTCAACAATCTGGGAAGTGCATACGGCAGTCTCGGACAGTACCAGAAAGCGATTGATTTCTATCAGCAATCCTTAGCAATCCAAAAGCAAATCGGCAATCGCAATGGTGAAGCAGCGTCTCTCAATAATCTGGGTGCTGCATACAAAAATCTCGGACAGTACCAGAAAGCAATTGATCTCTATCAGCAGTCCTTAGCGATCCAAAAGCAAATCGGCGATCGCAATGGTGAAGCAACGTCACTCAATAATCTGGGTCTTGCATACGACAGTCTCGGACAGTACCAGAAAGCAATTGATCTCTATCAGCAGTCCTTGGCGATCCGAGAGCAAATCGGCGATCGCAATGGTGAAGCAAGGTCTCTCAATAATCTGGGTGCTGCATACGATAGTCTCGGACAATATCAGAAGGCGATTGATTTCTTTCAGCAATCCTTAGCAATCTTTAAGCAAATCGGCGATCGCAATGGTGAAGCAACGTCTCTCAATAATCTGGGAGGTGCATACAACAGTCTCGGACAGTACCAGAAAGCAATTGATTTCTACGAGCAATCCTTTGCGATCTTCAAGCAAATCGGCGATCGCAATGGTGAAGCAACGTCTCTCGGTAATCTGGGTGCTGCATACAACAGTCTCAGACAGTACCAGAAAGCGATTGATTTCTTTCAGCAATCCTTAGCAATCCAAAAGCAAATCGGCGATCGCAATGGTGAAGCAACGTCTCTCAATAATCTGGGTGGTGCATACAACAATCTCGAACAGTACCAGAGAGCCATTGATTTCTTTCAGCAGTCCTTAGCGATCACAAAGCAAATCGGCGATCGAGGTAATGAAGGAACAACGCTCAGTAATCTAGGTAGACTATTCGCCCAACAAAAACAACCCGAACTCGCAATTCTCTTCTACAAACAATCTGTCAACGTGCGCGAAAGCATTCGCAAAGACATCAAAGGACTCAGCCAAACAGAACAAAAATCCTACCTCGCCACCATCGAAAAAGACTATCGCGCCCTCGCCGACTTACTCCTCAGACAAGACCGCATCCTCGAAGCCCAACAAATCCTCGACCTCCTCAAAGTCCAAGAACTCAGCGACTACTTCCGCTCCGCCGATGTCGGCGACAGCGCCAAGCAAGCCGACTACCAACCACCCGAACAAAACATCATCGCCCTCGGTAACGAACTCGCCAAACTCCAACAACTCGACCCCCTCACCAAAGAACAAGAACAAAGACTTGCCTACTTAACAAATCAAGAAAGCGATCGCAACGCCCAATTCAACGCCTTCCTCAACAGCCCCGAAGTCCAAAAACAAATCAAACAACTCACCCTCGAAAAAGCCAAAAACGTCGATCTTGAAGAATACAACAGACTACGGGCAAGCCTTGCTGAAATCAAAAATGCTGTCGTCTTCTATCCACTCATCCTCGAAGATCGCCTCGAACTAATCCTGATCACCGCCAACACCGTCCCCATCCGCAAAACCGTCAACATCAAACGCGAAGACCTCAACAAAGACATCTCCGACTTTCTCAGCAACCTACGCGATCCATCCTCCTCCGATGTCCAAGCCGATGGACAAAAACTCTATAACTACCTGCTCAAACCCTTTGAGAAAGAACTAAAAGACGCAAACATCCAAACCATCATCTATTCCCCCGACGGACAACTGCGCTATATTCCCCTCGCTGCCCTCCATGACGGCAACCAATGGCTAATCGAACGCTATCGCATCAACAACATCACCGCCAGCTCCCTCACCAACCTCCGCCCCCGCACCTACAAACCACCCAAAGTCCTCGCCGCCGCCGCCACCAATAGCCAAAATATCAAACTCGGCGATCGCTCGATTCCCTTCGGAGCCTTACCCGCCACCAAAACCGAAGTCGAAGCGATCGCTGCCCTCTTGCCCAACACCACCACCTTCATCGACCAACAATTCAACAAAGCCGCCACCATCCCCAATATGCAGCGCAATAACATTGTCCATCTAGCAACTCATGGCTACTTTGCGATCGGTAAACCCGAAGATTCATTTATCGTCTTTGGCGATGGCGACAAAGCTACGATCTCTGATATTGGAAATTGGTCATTAACCAACGTCGCCTTAGTCGTACTTAGTGCCTGTGAAACCGCGATCGGTGGCAAACTTGGCAATGGCATCGAGATTCTCGGCTTAGGCTATCAGATTCAAAATCGCGGTGCAGGCGCAGCGATCGCCTCGCTCTGGAAAGTCAGCGAC